The following coding sequences lie in one Apium graveolens cultivar Ventura chromosome 1, ASM990537v1, whole genome shotgun sequence genomic window:
- the LOC141660562 gene encoding homeobox-leucine zipper protein HAT3-like translates to MGERDDGFGLSLSLGSSFSNKQNHAHLPPHFPFALSPSPLRFLNPSDLSGERRMRGIDVNMPAAEGEDDLGASSPNSTVSSLSGKRSENEAERDRDSSYEEEDGGDAAARKKLRLSKEQAAMLEETFKEHNTLNPKQKLALAKELNLRPRQVEVWFQNRRARTKLKQTEVDCEYLKRCCENLTDENKRLQKEVSELRALKLSPQFYMNMNPPTTLTMCPQCERVSSSTNSASASSSLFPPTAIVNERNANNSAGAPQPHRPVPVNPSWAKLFSQNQLEGHRPT, encoded by the exons ATGGGTGAGAGAGATGATGGGTTTGGGCTGAGTTTGAGTTTAGGATCATCATTTTCGAATAAACAAAACCATGCACATTTACCTCCTCATTTCCCTTTTGCCCTCTCTCCTTCTCCTTTGCGTTTCTTGAATCCTTCTG ATCTGAGTGGGGAGAGGAGGATGAGGGGGATAGATGTGAATATGCCAGCGGCTGAAGGGGAGGATGATTTGGGTGCCTCATCTCCGAACAGCACGGTCTCGAGCCTAAGCGGCAAGCGCAGCGAGAATGAGGCAGAGAGAGACAGAGACTCGAGTTATGAGGAAGAAGATGGTGGTGATGCTGCAGCAAGAAAGAAGCTAAgattatctaaagaacaagctgctATGCTTGAAGAGACTTTCAAAGAGCACAACACTCTGAATCCA AAGCAAAAGTTGGCATTGGCAAAAGAGCTGAATTTAAGGCCAAGGCAAGTGGAAGTGTGGTTTCAGAACAGGAGGGCTAG AACAAAGCTGAAGCAAACAGAGGTAGATTGTGAGTACTTGAAGAGATGCTGTGAAAATCTAACCGACGAGAACAAGCGATTGCAGAAGGAAGTAAGCGAGCTTCGAGCATTGAAACTCTCCCCCCAATTCTACATGAATATGAACCCTCCAACGACTCTTACTATGTGCCCTCAATGCGAGCGCGTGTCCTCGTCTACAAATTCAGCTTCTGCATCGTCGTCTTTATTTCCACCTACTGCCATTGTCAACGAGCGCAACGCTAACAACTCAGCAGGGGCTCCGCAGCCCCATCGGCCAGTGCCAGTCAACCCTTCATGGGCCAAACTTTTCTCTCAAAACCAACTCGAGGGTCATCGTCCTACCTAG